One Mercurialis annua linkage group LG3, ddMerAnnu1.2, whole genome shotgun sequence DNA window includes the following coding sequences:
- the LOC126671435 gene encoding uncharacterized protein LOC126671435, whose amino-acid sequence MEHTFWAHLPLLVRANSKESVEYILQALWRTRKTGLDAADRRVISQMLELQNDSDLDPLLVCLRMLIRRCVNDNINKDEIQKLFPDEVLPELQRLLTILLQKFQKEWRDDVFKDQVTFPRLKAMTWNMANQDAAEVSEPVAVISLKLQNDAPSQSGELEVKFQLAKETLETMVKSMTCIRDQLADINGGSNGHVPFETNTV is encoded by the exons ATGGAGCATACATTTTGGGCGCATTTGCCCTTACTAGTTCGAGCCAACTCAAAAGAGTCAGTGGAGTACATTCTTCAAGCTCTCTGGAGAACCCGAAAAACCGGTCTTGATGCTGCTGATCGCCGAGTCATCTCCCAGATGCTCGAGCTTCAAAACGATTCCGACCTTGACCCT TTACTGGTGTGCCTTCGCATGCTGATTCGGAGGTGTGTTAATGATAATATAAACAAAGATGAGATACAAAAGCTTTTCCCTGATGAGGTTCTACCTGAATTGCAGAGACTATTAACCATTCTCTTGCAGAAGTTTCAGAAAGAATGGCGCGACGATGTCTTCAAGGATCAG GTTACTTTTCCTCGGTTGAAGGCAATGACTTGGAATATGGCGAATCAGGACGCTGCAGAAGTGTCTGAACCTGTGGCGGTTATAAGCTTGAAG CTTCAAAATGACGCTCCATCTCAATCAGGAGAGTTGGAAGTAAAGTTCCAATTAGCTAAAGAAACTCTAGAGACAATGGTAAAGTCAATGACCTGCATAAGAGATCAATTGGCTGACATA AATGGCGGATCAAACGGGCATGTACCCTTTGAAACTAACACAGTCTAG